In Monodelphis domestica isolate mMonDom1 chromosome 4, mMonDom1.pri, whole genome shotgun sequence, one DNA window encodes the following:
- the SETD4 gene encoding SET domain-containing protein 4 isoform X2: protein MKKKGRGRTSRQRRRKSFRTSELSKDTGRGLMAVKSLQPGELIISLPKECLLTTDTVIRSYLGDYITKWMPPISPLLALCAFLISERHAGNKSPWKPYLDVLPKAYTCLVCLEPEVVRLLPRPLQMKAEEQRMQVQKLFISSRGFFSSLQSLFTEDVKHVFHYHAFLWAWCTINTRTVYMKHAQKQCLSAEPDVYALAPYLDLLNHSPRVWVEAAFNEETCCYEIRTTSHCKKFEELFICYGPHDNHRLLLEYGFVASNNPHSAVYIAVDSLVDHLPSVDKQMNKKISLLKEHGFSENLTFGWDGPSWKLLTALKLLCLGPEEFTCWKKVLLGEVISDTNEQKSLVLSRQICSYFIEETKTALHKISHMKNEQTALEYQLTLVENLWVEELRILQVSADILKNVH, encoded by the exons ATACAGGAAGAGGACTGATGGCTGTAAAATCCTTACAG CCAGGGGAGCTGATCATTTCATTGCCTAAGGAGTGCCTGCTTACTACAGATACTGTAATTAGAAGCTACTTGGGAGATTACATTACTAA atggATGCCTCCTATATCTCCCTTGCTGGCTCTTTGTGCCTTTTTAATTTCAGAAAGACATGCAGGAAACAAATCTCCCTGGAAGCCTTACCTGGATGTTTTACCAAAAGCCTATACTTGTCTTGTGTGTTTAGAACCTGAAGTGGTGAGACTCCTGCCCAGGCCTTTACAAATGAAGGCTGAAGAACAGAGAATGCAAGTTCAGAAGCTGTTCATTTCTTCAAGaggattcttttcttctctgcagTCTTTATTTACGGAAGATGTGAAACATGTTTTTCATTATCATGCTTTCCTTTGGGCGTGGTGCACCATTAATACAAGAACAGTGTACATGAAGCATGCCCAAAAGCAATGTCTTTCAGCAGAGCCAGATGTATATGCATTAGCTCCATATTTAGATCTACTGAATCACAGTCCAAGAGTTTGg gtagAAGCAGCATTTAATGAGGAAACTTGTTGCTATGAAATTAGGACTACCTCACATTGCAAAAAATTTGAAGAACTATTCATTTGTTACGGTCCTCATGATAACCACCGGCTGCTTTTAGAATATGGATTTGTTGCCAGCAATAATCCACATAGTGCTGTTTATATAGCAGTAG atagCCTTGTTGATCACCTTCCTTCAGTGGACAAACAGATGAATAAGaaaatttcccttttaaaagaGCATGGCTTTTCAGA aaatTTAACTTTTGGATGGGATGGGCCATCTTGGAAACTGCTCACAGCCCTTAAGTTGTTATGTCTTGGACCAGAGGAATT TACATGCTGGAAGAAAGTGCTTCTTGGTGAAGTAATTTCAGACACGAATGAACAGAAGAGTTTGGTTTTGTCCAGACAGATATGCTCTTATTTCATAGAAGAGACCAAAACTGCACTTCATAAG ATTTCCCATATGAAGAATGAACAAACAGCCCTGGAATACCAGCTAACTTTGGTAGAGAATTTGTGGGTGGAAGAACTAAGGATTCTTCAAGTATCTGCAGATATTCTAAAGAATGTGCATTAA